A portion of the Paenibacillus sp. PvR098 genome contains these proteins:
- a CDS encoding serine/threonine-protein kinase, whose product MGLKLGDVLAGRYRIAAQLGRGGMSSVFLADDLKLKGKRWAVKETYVGDGAAHGSDEVETEAAKRRHILLSEAETMSRLSHPNLPDIVDYVPLTRHGFLYLVMDYIEGETLLQRFERQGKRMTERQVAELALQLCDLLDYLHSIRPEPIIHRDLKPSNLMLDASGRLRLIDFGTARSFKADKSADTVCIGTVGFAAPEQLEGRQSDPRTDLYGLGALMYFLLTGGVYYSAQRSPSEAAALPAGIAPLVLRLLRASPESRCSSAREAGSELRRWLAPARPPAGPAAVAGAAWTPPLVVAVGALYPGAGATFAALALARLLHDQGVPHAVIEPSTPRAELHALLLAEGHAPPGYRCYNAPGGGFGQAEERRWTDGHTLWLPAEPEEQAGSPIADPSYWFKLFHAIRRPVLIADIGAQWEHPTVKQLLEVATDIVYIADPFVHKLELPAVQRVLRQVQAWVGPGRRLHCFANKCPRKAEAWLRLLPQRPICVLPALDIAVLAAAEWNGRLPHDAPPVRRTLRESMQPWINNLLPSEASPSGGGGGKLLRLFQRSHQGRKYR is encoded by the coding sequence ATGGGATTGAAGCTCGGAGACGTACTGGCGGGACGCTACAGGATTGCGGCGCAGCTCGGAAGAGGAGGAATGAGCAGCGTATTTTTGGCGGATGATTTAAAGTTGAAGGGAAAACGCTGGGCGGTGAAGGAGACGTATGTGGGCGATGGAGCCGCTCATGGAAGTGACGAAGTGGAAACTGAAGCAGCCAAGAGGAGGCACATTCTGTTATCGGAAGCGGAGACCATGAGCCGACTCAGCCACCCGAACCTGCCGGATATCGTGGATTATGTTCCGCTTACCCGACATGGCTTCCTCTATCTGGTGATGGATTATATCGAGGGAGAAACTCTGCTGCAGCGTTTTGAAAGGCAGGGAAAGCGGATGACGGAGAGGCAGGTCGCCGAGCTGGCGCTGCAGCTGTGTGATCTGCTCGATTACCTGCACTCGATCCGTCCGGAGCCGATCATCCACCGGGACTTAAAGCCGTCCAATCTGATGCTGGACGCCAGCGGTCGGCTGCGGCTCATCGATTTCGGCACCGCACGAAGCTTCAAAGCGGACAAGAGTGCGGATACCGTCTGCATCGGGACGGTCGGGTTTGCCGCTCCCGAGCAGCTGGAGGGACGGCAGAGCGACCCGCGCACCGATTTGTACGGCTTAGGGGCGCTGATGTATTTTCTGCTGACCGGCGGCGTGTACTACAGCGCTCAGCGCTCGCCCAGCGAGGCGGCGGCATTGCCTGCGGGGATCGCGCCGCTCGTGCTGCGGCTGCTGCGCGCGAGCCCTGAGAGCCGCTGCTCGAGCGCACGCGAGGCGGGTTCGGAGCTGCGCCGTTGGCTCGCGCCGGCGCGGCCCCCGGCTGGGCCCGCGGCAGTGGCGGGAGCGGCGTGGACACCGCCGCTCGTAGTAGCGGTCGGCGCGTTGTACCCCGGCGCCGGCGCAACCTTTGCCGCGCTCGCGCTCGCGCGGCTGCTGCACGATCAGGGCGTGCCGCACGCCGTGATCGAGCCGTCTACGCCGCGTGCTGAGCTGCACGCGCTGCTGCTGGCGGAAGGGCATGCGCCGCCAGGGTACCGCTGCTACAACGCTCCGGGAGGCGGCTTCGGCCAGGCCGAGGAGCGCAGATGGACGGACGGCCACACGCTGTGGCTTCCCGCGGAGCCCGAGGAACAAGCCGGGTCGCCAATAGCAGACCCGAGCTACTGGTTCAAGCTGTTCCATGCCATCCGCCGCCCTGTGCTGATCGCCGACATTGGCGCTCAGTGGGAGCATCCTACTGTTAAGCAGCTGCTTGAGGTAGCGACGGATATCGTGTACATCGCCGATCCGTTCGTGCACAAGCTGGAGCTTCCCGCCGTACAGCGAGTGCTTAGACAGGTGCAGGCTTGGGTCGGACCGGGCCGACGGCTGCACTGCTTTGCCAACAAATGCCCGCGCAAAGCCGAGGCCTGGCTCCGCTTATTGCCCCAGCGTCCGATATGCGTGCTGCCTGCTCTGGATATCGCCGTCCTTGCTGCTGCTGAATGGAACGGCCGTCTGCCGCACGATGCGCCGCCCGTTCGGAGGACGCTTCGTGAGTCGATGCAGCCATGGATAAACAACCTGCTGCCGTCCGAAGCGAGCCCGTCCGGCGGAGGAGGCGGTAAGCTGCTGCGGCTTTTTCAAAGGAGTCATCAAGGGAGGAAATATAGATGA
- a CDS encoding ATPase, T2SS/T4P/T4SS family, whose product MAPIERLSPSIQPRIRFDAGQYLKDMMQAKQTQSRMAVLPSQTEHRMTLREASKLVYEHLTERSKKDQALYEDILQAGLGDPVAGARMKAVIDILLMEYRIDMDPDTLIFPLSPTECVFAETCGAGLIEDLYRLPDVEEIQVIGCDIFLLRGGEMTRHHRKFASLADVLLLQDRLSLCGKKPINQRQPFIQSYMWNRSRLVMTRPPYSDVPSIHIRNFIVKDVTLGHLVELQTIDERMARLLQLLVRYHASFLIGGGTATGKTTFLFALAQEIPENERIRTLEKEFEVALRDRLRGTRNILAVREVEEIGLTMEESFKPLLVMSPHWVIVGEAKGSEVSQMVQGALRGHDMMGTMHTKYRESFISDVVDMIKQDGRQHDHKDAVRRAARAFNIVVFLRLIRWNGKHVRIATEITELSVDEQHEVRIRPLVEWDYQRNHWRFTGQPLSKPLIDHLVANGANPDEFRELGVWGE is encoded by the coding sequence ATGGCACCGATCGAAAGGTTATCGCCTTCCATTCAGCCAAGAATCCGTTTTGATGCGGGACAGTATCTTAAAGACATGATGCAGGCGAAGCAGACCCAGAGCCGGATGGCAGTCCTGCCGTCTCAAACGGAACACCGAATGACGCTCCGGGAAGCTTCCAAACTGGTTTACGAGCATTTGACGGAACGGTCTAAGAAGGATCAGGCGCTGTATGAAGACATTTTACAGGCTGGACTTGGGGATCCAGTGGCCGGGGCGAGAATGAAGGCGGTCATTGATATCCTCTTAATGGAATACCGGATCGATATGGACCCAGACACGCTGATTTTCCCTTTATCCCCGACGGAATGCGTATTTGCCGAAACGTGCGGCGCCGGATTGATTGAGGATCTGTATCGTCTGCCGGATGTGGAGGAGATACAGGTGATCGGCTGCGACATTTTTCTGCTGCGAGGGGGAGAGATGACCCGGCACCACCGGAAATTCGCGTCCCTTGCAGATGTGCTGCTTCTGCAAGACCGCCTGTCGCTTTGCGGCAAAAAGCCGATCAACCAAAGGCAGCCTTTCATCCAATCGTATATGTGGAATCGCTCTCGTCTTGTCATGACTCGTCCGCCGTATTCGGACGTTCCGAGTATCCATATTCGCAACTTCATTGTGAAGGACGTGACACTTGGGCATCTTGTGGAGCTTCAAACGATCGATGAACGGATGGCTCGGCTGCTTCAGCTCTTGGTACGCTATCATGCGAGCTTTTTGATCGGCGGGGGGACAGCAACGGGCAAGACGACGTTCCTGTTTGCGTTGGCGCAGGAAATTCCCGAGAATGAACGGATCCGGACGCTGGAGAAAGAGTTCGAGGTTGCTCTGCGAGATCGGCTGCGTGGTACCCGGAACATTCTTGCCGTGCGGGAAGTGGAGGAAATCGGCCTTACGATGGAAGAATCGTTCAAGCCGCTGCTTGTCATGAGCCCCCATTGGGTTATTGTCGGCGAAGCCAAAGGGTCAGAGGTGTCGCAGATGGTGCAGGGCGCTTTAAGGGGCCACGACATGATGGGTACAATGCACACCAAATACCGCGAATCGTTCATCAGCGATGTGGTAGACATGATAAAGCAGGATGGGCGGCAGCACGATCATAAAGATGCCGTTCGCCGTGCAGCCAGGGCTTTTAACATAGTTGTTTTCCTGCGTCTGATTCGGTGGAACGGGAAGCATGTGCGCATAGCCACGGAGATCACAGAACTGTCCGTGGATGAGCAACACGAGGTACGTATCCGCCCTTTGGTCGAGTGGGATTATCAGCGGAACCACTGGCGCTTCACCGGTCAACCGCTCAGCAAACCTTTAATAGATCATCTGGTAGCAAATGGAGCGAATCCGGACGAATTTCGCGAACTGGGAGTGTGGGGAGAGTGA